DNA from Rhodopirellula bahusiensis:
CACGCTCCCGGCGTCGATACCACTGTGGCAGGTCGCTGTGGGAATCGCGTTTGGGGTGATTGTCGCCAAAGAAGTCTTTGGCGGCACGGGACGTAACTTCCTCAATGTTGCACTGACTTCGCGAGCGTTTTTGTACTTCGCCTACGCTGGTCAAATCAGCGGTGACAAAGTCTGGACCGCAGTCGATGGTTTCTCGGGTGCAACGGCACTCGGGCAAATGGCCAACGCCAGCGAAGACGCTGTCGGATCGCTCAGTGCTGTCCAGTACGTCTGGGGTGCGGAAGAGCCGATCACCTGGATGAGTGCCTTCATCGGAACCATCCAAGGATGCGTCGGCGAAACCAGTGCTCTGCTTTGCTTGGTTGGTGCTTTGATCTTGATCGCTTCGGGCATCGGATCATGGAAAATCATGGGCGGTGTAATCGCTGGTGTGACCGCAACGGCACTGTTGCTTAACGCAGTGGGCAGCGAGACGAACGCCATGTTCTCCGTGCCGTTCTACTGGCACCTGGTCATCGGCGGAGTCGCCTTTGGTTTGGTGTTCATGGCGACTGACCCGGTCAGTGCCTCGATGACAGAAACGGGCAAATGGATCTACGGTCTTTTGATCGGGTTCATGACCGTCCTGATTCGTGTCATCAACCCTGCTTTCCCAGAAGGCATCATGCTGGCGATCTTGTTCGGCAACGTGTTCGCACCGTTGATCGATTGGGGCGTCGTCCAACTCAACATCCGCCGGAGGGCCGCACGTTATGTCACAGCCTGATTCGACTATGAAAACGATCGTGACCGCGACAATTCTGTGCGTGGTCTGCTCGTTCGCCGTCAGTGCCGCCGCGGTGGCTCTGCGACCGATGCAAGAAGAGAACAAAAAGCTCGACCGTCAACGCAACATTCTGGACGCCGCCGGTTTGTCCAAGGGTGAGTTCGGGAAATCAGCCGCTGAGTTGGACAAAGAGCAAATCGAAATGCTTTGGACTTGGGTCAGTCCTGAATTGGTCGACCTAGAAACCGGCGAAGTCTACACCGACTTGGTTGGCGAGGAAGCAGAGAAGTACGACCCTCGTGAAGCTGCAAAGAAAGACGCCGAGAGCATCGAGATCACCGACCCGCAATTCGACATCGGTGTCCCTCGTCGCGAAAAAGTGGCTCGCGTTTATTACGTGACAAAACCTGGCAACTCCACGCCTGCGATGGTTGTGTTGCCTGTTTACGGCAAGGGCTTGTGGTCAACGCTGTACGGCTACATGGCGCTGAAGAACGATCTTGAAACGATTGCTGGTCTAACATTTTACGAGCACGCTGAAACACCTGGACTGGGTGGCGAAGTGGACAACACGAAGTGGAAGGCTCAGTGGGTCGGCAACAAGCTGTACGACACGGATGGCAACCCAGCCGCCCGCGTCGCCAAGGGACCCGCACCCGACGGCGACGAGTTCGCTGTTGACGGATTGTCGGGAGCCACGATCACGTGTCGCGGCGTGACCAACCTGGTTCGCTACTGGGCTGGCCCTGATGGATACGGTCCTTTCCTGGACCAAGTGAAGCAACGATTTACCGGTGACGCATCTGCGGAAGCCGATCAACCTGAATCATCCGTCGAAAGCGGTGTCGAACAATACGACATCGACAACGTCGGTCCCAAAGAACCGGTGGGAGAGTAAACCATGGCTGCCCCCAAAGTCGGCAAGGTCCTGTTCGGGCCCGTTATCGACAACAACCCGATCGCGTTGCAGATTCTCGGCATTTGTAGTGCTTTGGCTGTGACGACCAGCATCCAAGTCTCGTTTGTCATGGCTCTCGCCGTGGTGGCGGTGACCGGATGTTCGAACGCCGCGGTGTCGTCGATTCGTCACTACATTCCCGGCAGCATTCGGATCATCGTTCAGATGACCGTGATTGCTTCGCTGGTGATCGTCGTTGACCAAGTGTTGAAGGCGTACATGTACGACATCAGCAAACAGCTTTCGGTCTTCGTTGGGTTGATCATCACCAACTGCATCGTCATGGGACGAGCGGAAGGTTTCGCCATGAAGAATGGCGTTTGGATCAGCTTCCTCGACGGAATCGGAAATGGTTTGGGATACGGATTGGTCCTGATCGTTGTCGCGTTCTTCCGCGAATTGTTCGGCAGCGGAACGCTGTTGGGCTTCGAGCTTTTTCAACTCGACCGCAATGGCGGTTGGTACAACCCAAACAATTTGATGCTGTTGCCGCCCAGTGCGTTCTTCATCATTGGGTTCATGATTTGGGTCATTCGTTTGAACAAACCTGAACAAATCGAAGAGGCCTAAGTCATGTTCGAACAATACCTCAGCATCTTTTTGAAAGCGGTCTTCGTCGAGAACCTCGCGCTCGCATTCTTCTTGG
Protein-coding regions in this window:
- a CDS encoding NADH:ubiquinone reductase (Na(+)-transporting) subunit D; protein product: MAAPKVGKVLFGPVIDNNPIALQILGICSALAVTTSIQVSFVMALAVVAVTGCSNAAVSSIRHYIPGSIRIIVQMTVIASLVIVVDQVLKAYMYDISKQLSVFVGLIITNCIVMGRAEGFAMKNGVWISFLDGIGNGLGYGLVLIVVAFFRELFGSGTLLGFELFQLDRNGGWYNPNNLMLLPPSAFFIIGFMIWVIRLNKPEQIEEA
- a CDS encoding NADH:ubiquinone reductase (Na(+)-transporting) subunit B yields the protein MKALRDAFDSVHPFFAKGGLLEKAYPMYEALDTFLFTPGETAHGRTHVRDNIDLKRMMITVVFALVPVTLFGMWNTGYQANTAIQKMTEAHVDVDYDWHHSVHTAIGLGHDPANHVDNFIYGAIFFIPIYVVCMFVGGHIELVFSVLRGHEINEGFLVTGLLFPLTLPASIPLWQVAVGIAFGVIVAKEVFGGTGRNFLNVALTSRAFLYFAYAGQISGDKVWTAVDGFSGATALGQMANASEDAVGSLSAVQYVWGAEEPITWMSAFIGTIQGCVGETSALLCLVGALILIASGIGSWKIMGGVIAGVTATALLLNAVGSETNAMFSVPFYWHLVIGGVAFGLVFMATDPVSASMTETGKWIYGLLIGFMTVLIRVINPAFPEGIMLAILFGNVFAPLIDWGVVQLNIRRRAARYVTA
- a CDS encoding Na(+)-translocating NADH-quinone reductase subunit C; this encodes MSQPDSTMKTIVTATILCVVCSFAVSAAAVALRPMQEENKKLDRQRNILDAAGLSKGEFGKSAAELDKEQIEMLWTWVSPELVDLETGEVYTDLVGEEAEKYDPREAAKKDAESIEITDPQFDIGVPRREKVARVYYVTKPGNSTPAMVVLPVYGKGLWSTLYGYMALKNDLETIAGLTFYEHAETPGLGGEVDNTKWKAQWVGNKLYDTDGNPAARVAKGPAPDGDEFAVDGLSGATITCRGVTNLVRYWAGPDGYGPFLDQVKQRFTGDASAEADQPESSVESGVEQYDIDNVGPKEPVGE